The Panicum hallii strain FIL2 chromosome 9, PHallii_v3.1, whole genome shotgun sequence genome has a window encoding:
- the LOC112875071 gene encoding protein IN2-1 homolog B isoform X2: MNSLAFHPCCPSALTPASTSAPVTTDAPSARIKIRRPRREAHRIAAQKPSRIVAMAAAAPASSVKEVLPSPLTSASEPPPLFDGTTRLYVAYHCPYAQRAWIARNYKGLQDKIKIVAIDLADRPTWYKEKVYPENKVPSLEHNNQVKGESLDLVKYIDSNFEGPSLLPDDPAKKHFAEELLAFTDAFNKALYSSIVSKEDVSEETVAALDKIEEALGKFNDGPFFLGQLSLVDIAYVPFIERFQIFFSNIKNYDITKGRPNLQKFIEEVNKIDAYTQTKQDPQLLLEHTKKRLGIA, encoded by the exons ATGAATTCGCTTGCCTTTCATCCCTGCTGCCCGTCAGCGCTGACGcccgcctccacctccgcccCCGTCACCACTGACGCCCCGTCGGCGCGTATAAAGattcgccgcccgcgccgcgaaGCTCACCGCATCGCCGCGCAGAAACCCTCCCGAATCGTCGCCATGGCAGCCGCCGCACCGGCAAG CTCCGTCAAGGAAGTGCTCCCGTCTCCCCTGACCTCCGCCTCCGAGCCCCCGCCCCTCTTCGACGGCACGACCAG GTTGTATGTTGCGTACCACTGCCCGTACGCGCAGCGCGCTTGGATTGCCAGGAACTACAAG GGTTTGCAGGACAAGATCAAGATAGTTGCAATCGATCTTGCTGACAGGCCAACATGGTACAAGGAGAAAGTTTATCCAGAGAACAAG GTGCCTTCCCTAGAGCACAACAACCAGGTGAAAGGAGAGAGCTTGGATTTGGTTAAGTACATTGATAGCAATTTCGAAGGCCCATCATTGCTTCCTGAT GATCCTGCAAAGAAGCACTTCGCTGAGGAGCTGCTTGCCTTTACCGATGCTTTTAACAAAGCACTATACTCATCTATAGTCTCTAAGGAAGATGTGTCCGAGGAAACTG TTGCTGCTCTGGATAAAATAGAAGAGGCCCTAGGGAAATTCAACGACGGCCCATTCTTCCTCGGTCAGTTAAGTCTG GTGGACATAGCATATGTGCCATTTATCGAAAGGTTTCAGATATTCTTTTCCAACATCAAGAACTACGATATCACAAAGGGCAGACCCAACCTTCAGAAGTTCATTGAG GAAGTGAACAAGATTGATGCATACACACAGACTAAACAGGACCCACAGCTTTTGCTTGAGCACACAAAGAAGCGGCTTGGG ATTGCCTGA
- the LOC112876238 gene encoding protein IN2-1 homolog B-like isoform X1 yields MEALPPTLTSACEQPLLYDGTTRLYMSYVCPYAQRAWITRNYKGLQEEIKLVPMDLADKPAWYKKVYPKYQVPAMEHNKKIIGESLDLIRLVIQLVISGSSKQRFAVELLGYSDAFNRALLDGLRSKGPVTAEAVAALDKIDSSLSKFDDGPFFLGQFSLVDIAYVPFIDGFQMFFAGIKNYDITRGRVHMQTFTEELNKIDAYTQMKQDPQMLLALTKKFGV; encoded by the exons ATGGAGGCACTTCCTCCTACCTTGACATCTGCTTGTGAGCAGCCACTTCTGTACGATGGCACAACCAG ATTGTACATGTCGTACGTTTGCCCTTATGCGCAACGGGCATggatcacaaggaattacaag GGTTTGCAGGAGGAGATCAAGCTAGTCCCCATGGACCTGGCAGATAAGCCTGCATGGTACAAGAAGGTTTACCCCAAGTACCAG GTGCCAGCCATGGAGCACAACAAGAAGATCATAGGAGAGAGCTTGGATCTGATCAG GTTGGTAATCCAACTGGTTATCTCAGGATCCTCAAAACAAAGGTTTGCAGTAGAACTTTTGGGATATTCAGATGCTTTCAACAGGGCATTGCTCGACGGACTGAGATCCAAGGGGCCCGTGACTGCTGAAGCTg TTGCTGCTTTGGACAAAATAGACAGCTCCCTGTCAAAATTTGATGATGGTCCTTTCTTCCTAGGCCAATTCAGTCTG GTGGACATTGCATATGTACCATTCATCGACGGATTTCAGATGTTTTTTGCTGGCATAAAGAATTATGATATCACAAGAGGGAGAGTTCATATGCAGACATTCACTGAG GAACTGAACAAGATTGACGCGTATACACAGATGAAGCAGGACCCTCAAATGCTGCTTGCTCTCACAAAGAAGTTTGGGGTATGA
- the LOC112876238 gene encoding protein IN2-1 homolog B-like isoform X2, whose protein sequence is MEALPPTLTSACEQPLLYDGTTRLYMSYVCPYAQRAWITRNYKGLQEEIKLVPMDLADKPAWYKKVYPKYQVPAMEHNKKIIGESLDLIRLVIQLVISGSSKQRFAVELLGYSDAFNRALLDGLRSKGPVTAEAVAALDKIDSSLSKFDDGPFFLGQFSLVDIAYVPFIDGFQMFFAGIKNYDITRGRVHMQTFTEELNKIDAYTQMKQDPQMLLALTKKFGI, encoded by the exons ATGGAGGCACTTCCTCCTACCTTGACATCTGCTTGTGAGCAGCCACTTCTGTACGATGGCACAACCAG ATTGTACATGTCGTACGTTTGCCCTTATGCGCAACGGGCATggatcacaaggaattacaag GGTTTGCAGGAGGAGATCAAGCTAGTCCCCATGGACCTGGCAGATAAGCCTGCATGGTACAAGAAGGTTTACCCCAAGTACCAG GTGCCAGCCATGGAGCACAACAAGAAGATCATAGGAGAGAGCTTGGATCTGATCAG GTTGGTAATCCAACTGGTTATCTCAGGATCCTCAAAACAAAGGTTTGCAGTAGAACTTTTGGGATATTCAGATGCTTTCAACAGGGCATTGCTCGACGGACTGAGATCCAAGGGGCCCGTGACTGCTGAAGCTg TTGCTGCTTTGGACAAAATAGACAGCTCCCTGTCAAAATTTGATGATGGTCCTTTCTTCCTAGGCCAATTCAGTCTG GTGGACATTGCATATGTACCATTCATCGACGGATTTCAGATGTTTTTTGCTGGCATAAAGAATTATGATATCACAAGAGGGAGAGTTCATATGCAGACATTCACTGAG GAACTGAACAAGATTGACGCGTATACACAGATGAAGCAGGACCCTCAAATGCTGCTTGCTCTCACAAAGAAGTTTGGG ATATAA
- the LOC112876238 gene encoding protein IN2-1 homolog B-like isoform X3, with protein sequence MEALPPTLTSACEQPLLYDGTTRLYMSYVCPYAQRAWITRNYKGLQEEIKLVPMDLADKPAWYKKVYPKYQVPAMEHNKKIIGESLDLIRYIDSNFDGPKLITNMRSSKQRFAVELLGYSDAFNRALLDGLRSKGPVTAEAVAALDKIDSSLSKFDDGPFFLGQFSLVDIAYVPFIDGFQMFFAGIKNYDITRGRVHMQTFTEELNKIDAYTQMKQDPQMLLALTKKFGV encoded by the exons ATGGAGGCACTTCCTCCTACCTTGACATCTGCTTGTGAGCAGCCACTTCTGTACGATGGCACAACCAG ATTGTACATGTCGTACGTTTGCCCTTATGCGCAACGGGCATggatcacaaggaattacaag GGTTTGCAGGAGGAGATCAAGCTAGTCCCCATGGACCTGGCAGATAAGCCTGCATGGTACAAGAAGGTTTACCCCAAGTACCAG GTGCCAGCCATGGAGCACAACAAGAAGATCATAGGAGAGAGCTTGGATCTGATCAGGTACATAGATAGCAACTTCGACGGCCCTAAACTGATCACCAATATGA GATCCTCAAAACAAAGGTTTGCAGTAGAACTTTTGGGATATTCAGATGCTTTCAACAGGGCATTGCTCGACGGACTGAGATCCAAGGGGCCCGTGACTGCTGAAGCTg TTGCTGCTTTGGACAAAATAGACAGCTCCCTGTCAAAATTTGATGATGGTCCTTTCTTCCTAGGCCAATTCAGTCTG GTGGACATTGCATATGTACCATTCATCGACGGATTTCAGATGTTTTTTGCTGGCATAAAGAATTATGATATCACAAGAGGGAGAGTTCATATGCAGACATTCACTGAG GAACTGAACAAGATTGACGCGTATACACAGATGAAGCAGGACCCTCAAATGCTGCTTGCTCTCACAAAGAAGTTTGGGGTATGA
- the LOC112875071 gene encoding protein IN2-1 homolog B isoform X1 yields the protein MNSLAFHPCCPSALTPASTSAPVTTDAPSARIKIRRPRREAHRIAAQKPSRIVAMAAAAPASSVKEVLPSPLTSASEPPPLFDGTTRLYVAYHCPYAQRAWIARNYKGLQDKIKIVAIDLADRPTWYKEKVYPENKVPSLEHNNQVKGESLDLVKYIDSNFEGPSLLPDDPAKKHFAEELLAFTDAFNKALYSSIVSKEDVSEETGNRIVRVFDLFENVFMLYNMLIFTCGFLIPVAALDKIEEALGKFNDGPFFLGQLSLVDIAYVPFIERFQIFFSNIKNYDITKGRPNLQKFIEEVNKIDAYTQTKQDPQLLLEHTKKRLGIA from the exons ATGAATTCGCTTGCCTTTCATCCCTGCTGCCCGTCAGCGCTGACGcccgcctccacctccgcccCCGTCACCACTGACGCCCCGTCGGCGCGTATAAAGattcgccgcccgcgccgcgaaGCTCACCGCATCGCCGCGCAGAAACCCTCCCGAATCGTCGCCATGGCAGCCGCCGCACCGGCAAG CTCCGTCAAGGAAGTGCTCCCGTCTCCCCTGACCTCCGCCTCCGAGCCCCCGCCCCTCTTCGACGGCACGACCAG GTTGTATGTTGCGTACCACTGCCCGTACGCGCAGCGCGCTTGGATTGCCAGGAACTACAAG GGTTTGCAGGACAAGATCAAGATAGTTGCAATCGATCTTGCTGACAGGCCAACATGGTACAAGGAGAAAGTTTATCCAGAGAACAAG GTGCCTTCCCTAGAGCACAACAACCAGGTGAAAGGAGAGAGCTTGGATTTGGTTAAGTACATTGATAGCAATTTCGAAGGCCCATCATTGCTTCCTGAT GATCCTGCAAAGAAGCACTTCGCTGAGGAGCTGCTTGCCTTTACCGATGCTTTTAACAAAGCACTATACTCATCTATAGTCTCTAAGGAAGATGTGTCCGAGGAAACTGGTAACAGAATAGTTCGTGTGTTTGACTtgtttgaaaatgtttttatgTTGTATAATATGCTAATTTTCACATGCGGATTCTTGATACCAGTTGCTGCTCTGGATAAAATAGAAGAGGCCCTAGGGAAATTCAACGACGGCCCATTCTTCCTCGGTCAGTTAAGTCTG GTGGACATAGCATATGTGCCATTTATCGAAAGGTTTCAGATATTCTTTTCCAACATCAAGAACTACGATATCACAAAGGGCAGACCCAACCTTCAGAAGTTCATTGAG GAAGTGAACAAGATTGATGCATACACACAGACTAAACAGGACCCACAGCTTTTGCTTGAGCACACAAAGAAGCGGCTTGGG ATTGCCTGA